A section of the Flaviflexus equikiangi genome encodes:
- the glnA gene encoding type I glutamate--ammonia ligase, translating into MNRQQEHVLQTIHDRDVRYIRLWFTDVIGTLKSVAIAPAELEEAFAEGIGFDGSSIEGLARVVEADMLAHPDASTFQILPGKSEGGLVARLFCDISTRDGEPARSDPRAVLRRALERASNMGFGFYTHPEIEFYLFHPSSDPHAEFRPIDRAGYFDHSARSAAQDFRRVAVATLESMNIPVEFSHHESGPGQNEIDLRYTDALSMADNIMAFRTTIQEVAISQGVFASFMPKPLINHPGSGMHTHMSLFEGDRNVFYDPSGTYLLSATARKFMAGLLEHASAITAITNQHVNSYKRLWAGDEAPSYVCWGHNNRSALVRVPALRVGKPQSARIEYRAIDSAANPYLAFAVLLNAGLDGIERNLELPDEAIEDVAAMTRNERRALGILSLPGNLDEALAVMQESELVAHTLGEEAFSYFIRNKENEWEGYRHQVTPFERDRFLPVV; encoded by the coding sequence ATGAATCGTCAACAGGAGCACGTTCTACAGACCATCCACGACAGGGATGTTCGATACATACGCCTATGGTTCACGGATGTCATCGGAACGCTCAAGTCTGTGGCGATAGCGCCCGCCGAGCTCGAGGAAGCATTCGCTGAGGGGATCGGTTTCGACGGTTCCTCGATCGAGGGCCTGGCCCGCGTCGTCGAAGCCGATATGCTTGCCCACCCGGACGCCTCCACGTTCCAGATCCTGCCGGGCAAGTCTGAAGGCGGTCTTGTGGCACGTCTCTTCTGCGACATCTCGACGCGAGACGGTGAGCCGGCGCGATCCGATCCCAGGGCCGTGCTACGGCGCGCACTGGAGCGCGCCAGCAACATGGGATTCGGTTTCTATACCCACCCTGAGATCGAGTTCTATCTCTTCCATCCATCGTCCGACCCACATGCCGAGTTCCGTCCCATCGATCGGGCGGGCTACTTCGATCACTCAGCTCGGTCAGCGGCCCAGGACTTCCGCCGCGTGGCTGTTGCGACCCTCGAGTCGATGAACATTCCCGTCGAGTTCTCGCACCACGAATCGGGCCCCGGCCAGAACGAAATCGACCTGCGCTACACGGATGCTCTGTCGATGGCGGACAACATCATGGCCTTCCGCACCACGATCCAAGAGGTGGCGATCTCCCAAGGCGTCTTCGCCTCCTTCATGCCCAAACCCTTGATCAACCATCCGGGAAGCGGCATGCACACCCACATGTCCCTCTTCGAAGGAGATAGGAACGTCTTCTACGATCCCTCCGGCACCTACCTCCTGTCGGCAACTGCACGAAAGTTCATGGCCGGCCTGCTCGAGCACGCGAGCGCGATCACCGCGATCACCAACCAGCATGTCAACTCGTACAAGCGGCTCTGGGCAGGGGACGAGGCGCCCTCCTACGTGTGCTGGGGCCACAACAACCGCTCAGCGCTCGTCCGGGTGCCAGCCCTGCGCGTAGGGAAGCCGCAATCCGCTCGCATCGAATATCGTGCCATCGATTCCGCAGCCAATCCCTATCTCGCCTTCGCCGTGCTCCTCAATGCAGGACTCGACGGCATCGAACGAAATCTCGAACTCCCCGACGAAGCAATCGAGGACGTGGCCGCCATGACACGCAACGAACGCCGAGCCCTGGGCATCCTTTCCCTCCCGGGCAACCTCGACGAAGCGCTCGCCGTCATGCAAGAATCTGAGCTTGTTGCCCACACTCTGGGCGAAGAAGCCTTCTCCTATTTCATCCGCAACAAGGAAAACGAATGGGAAGGCTACCGTCACCAGGTGACCCCGTTCGAAAGGGACCGGTTCCTGCCGGTGGTCTGA